A single region of the Streptococcus sanguinis genome encodes:
- the cobJ gene encoding precorrin-3B C(17)-methyltransferase: MLYVIGLGPGKKELMSQEALAAIADCEIIVGYSTYMRLILDLVKDKELVANGMRQEIDRCQKAIDLAIETGKNVGVVSSGDAGVYGMAGLILELLGDASDVEVKVVPGITASLGAAAVMGAPLMNDFCHISLSDLMTPWEMIEKRLHAAAQGDFVVCLYNPRSKGRPDHLAKALSIMSEYKSEDTIVGIGKDIGRKDEEIILTTIKDLDETLVDMTTIVIVGNKETYVKNGRMITPRGYTL; encoded by the coding sequence ATGTTATACGTTATCGGATTAGGCCCAGGTAAAAAAGAATTGATGTCACAAGAAGCATTGGCTGCTATAGCCGATTGTGAAATTATCGTCGGCTACTCGACTTATATGCGATTGATTCTTGATTTGGTCAAGGACAAGGAGCTCGTAGCGAATGGTATGCGCCAGGAAATCGACCGTTGCCAAAAGGCCATTGATTTGGCTATAGAGACTGGCAAAAATGTCGGCGTTGTTTCCAGTGGAGATGCTGGAGTCTATGGAATGGCTGGCTTGATTTTAGAATTGCTGGGAGATGCCAGTGATGTAGAAGTTAAAGTGGTTCCAGGTATCACAGCTAGTCTGGGTGCTGCTGCAGTTATGGGTGCTCCTCTTATGAATGACTTCTGTCATATCAGTCTGAGTGACTTGATGACGCCTTGGGAAATGATTGAGAAGCGTCTACATGCCGCAGCTCAAGGTGACTTTGTTGTCTGTCTCTATAACCCTCGGAGTAAGGGACGTCCAGACCATTTGGCAAAAGCACTTTCTATCATGTCTGAGTACAAGTCAGAGGATACTATTGTCGGTATCGGTAAGGACATTGGCCGTAAGGATGAGGAAATCATCTTGACGACTATCAAAGACTTAGATGAAACTTTGGTAGATATGACGACAATCGTTATCGTTGGAAACAAAGAAACTTATGTTAAAAACGGACGCATGATTACACCTCGAGGATATACTTTATGA
- the cbiB gene encoding adenosylcobinamide-phosphate synthase CbiB has translation MTLIAIFLAVLLDWLIGDPYSWPHPVKWMGSYIYLCMRLQEKRQFSPYLFGFFLWLTTVGLGLGVSYGLLWLAGLVHPVLYWLVWIYLAYASLAAKSLAFEAQKVYHRLKFGSLEEARKQVGMIVGRETSQLTPEEISKATIETVAENTSDGVIGPLLCLFLGGPILAMTYKAINTLDSMVGYKTEKYRKIGLISAKMDDLANLIPARLTWLFLILSSQILLLDFKGALRIGWRDRYQHASPNSAFSEAVVAGALGIQLGGPHIYHGELIEKPTIGEDSRPVEADDIQTAISLLYTSTMTGLILFTLFYLVKQAYF, from the coding sequence ATGACACTCATTGCAATTTTTTTGGCCGTCTTACTGGACTGGCTCATTGGCGACCCCTATAGCTGGCCTCATCCAGTCAAGTGGATGGGTTCCTATATTTATTTATGTATGCGTTTGCAGGAGAAAAGGCAGTTTTCGCCCTATCTGTTTGGCTTTTTCCTCTGGCTGACAACAGTTGGACTGGGGCTGGGAGTGAGCTACGGGTTGCTCTGGTTGGCTGGTCTGGTTCATCCCGTCCTCTACTGGCTCGTCTGGATCTATCTGGCCTATGCTAGTCTAGCGGCTAAGAGTCTAGCTTTTGAGGCCCAAAAGGTTTACCATAGGCTCAAGTTTGGTAGTTTGGAAGAAGCTAGAAAGCAAGTTGGTATGATTGTTGGCCGTGAAACTTCTCAGCTGACACCAGAGGAAATCAGCAAGGCGACGATTGAGACGGTGGCTGAAAATACCAGTGACGGGGTTATTGGACCACTGCTCTGCCTCTTTCTAGGCGGACCTATCTTAGCCATGACGTATAAGGCCATCAACACCTTAGACTCCATGGTAGGCTATAAGACGGAGAAATACCGCAAAATCGGCTTGATATCTGCCAAGATGGATGATCTGGCCAATCTGATTCCTGCGCGTTTGACTTGGCTTTTCTTGATTCTCAGCAGTCAGATTTTACTGCTGGATTTCAAGGGGGCGTTGCGAATCGGCTGGCGGGATCGCTACCAGCATGCCAGTCCCAACAGTGCTTTTTCGGAGGCAGTTGTGGCTGGAGCTCTGGGGATTCAGCTGGGCGGACCGCACATCTATCACGGAGAGCTGATTGAGAAACCGACCATTGGAGAGGATTCCAGACCGGTTGAGGCGGATGATATTCAGACGGCTATCTCTCTGCTTTATACAAGCACCATGACAGGTTTAATCTTGTTTACTCTATTTTATTTAGTAAAGCAAGCATATTTCTAG
- a CDS encoding cobalt-precorrin-8 methylmutase: protein MTYIQNPSSIEEKSFQIIQSMITEKDPDYVFHSEMEESIIKRAIHTTGDFDYLYTMRFEHDVLKKIEEVIRAKGTILLDSNISLNGINKRVLDQLGVSYRCLISDEEVVALAKEKQITRAMAAVEIAAKIEGPKVFAFGGAPTALSYLIELAEQGLVEADAVIGVPVGFINVEESKEELLQSGLPALVNLGRKGGSTIVVAIINAIIYQLREVVTDDYVRYSTPSSKEGGKN from the coding sequence ATGACATATATCCAAAATCCTTCCTCTATTGAGGAAAAGAGCTTTCAAATTATTCAGTCTATGATTACTGAAAAAGATCCTGATTATGTCTTCCATTCGGAAATGGAAGAATCCATTATCAAGAGGGCTATTCATACGACAGGAGATTTCGATTATCTCTATACCATGCGCTTTGAGCACGATGTCCTTAAAAAAATTGAAGAGGTAATCAGAGCTAAGGGGACCATTCTGCTGGACTCCAATATCTCTCTCAATGGGATTAATAAGCGCGTGCTTGACCAGCTGGGTGTGAGCTACCGCTGTTTGATTAGCGATGAAGAAGTAGTTGCGCTGGCCAAGGAAAAGCAAATTACCAGAGCTATGGCGGCTGTTGAGATAGCAGCTAAGATTGAAGGGCCTAAAGTATTTGCCTTCGGTGGTGCTCCTACGGCTCTGTCTTACCTGATTGAGCTGGCAGAGCAGGGACTGGTAGAAGCGGATGCAGTGATTGGGGTTCCAGTCGGCTTTATCAATGTCGAAGAATCCAAAGAAGAACTGCTTCAGTCAGGTCTTCCTGCCCTTGTCAATCTCGGCAGAAAAGGCGGCAGTACGATTGTAGTAGCCATTATCAATGCTATTATCTACCAGCTGAGAGAAGTGGTGACGGATGACTATGTCCGCTACTCTACACCATCCAGTAAAGAAGGAGGAAAGAACTAG
- the cbiD gene encoding cobalt-precorrin-5B (C(1))-methyltransferase CbiD has translation MMDEYAYVNGKKLRKGFTTGTCATAATVAALSMILNQEREEKVTVHTASGVEVTMDVHNPSFGPEEATAAIEKDGGDDADATHGLLIYSTVTLLPDQKEIEIDGGQGVGRVTEKGLACDVGMAAINPTPRRMIEQHVREIIGPNCGARVIISVPGGEETAKLTYNSRLGIVGGISILGTTGIVNPMSEDSWKASITIELTMLYNQGHRSVVLVPGNYGEDFATNTVGIPAGRIVNMSNFVGHVLKEVQRIGFTKVLMIGHMGKFVKVAAGIFSTHSKDSDARMETLVANLALMGAPIELLEKVDKCLTTEAAGTAIKEFSYEGVYQVLADKIKARSERLLRYRKPEVSIEVVVFGTEEGYLASTQPLEQIKEEWT, from the coding sequence ATGATGGATGAATACGCTTATGTCAATGGAAAGAAATTAAGAAAAGGTTTTACAACTGGTACTTGTGCAACGGCAGCGACTGTTGCAGCCTTGAGCATGATTTTAAATCAGGAAAGGGAAGAAAAGGTCACTGTGCATACGGCTTCAGGCGTGGAAGTGACCATGGATGTTCACAATCCTTCCTTCGGACCAGAAGAAGCGACCGCGGCCATTGAAAAAGATGGCGGCGATGATGCGGATGCGACGCATGGCCTCTTGATTTATTCGACCGTGACTCTCCTGCCAGATCAGAAGGAAATCGAGATTGACGGTGGTCAGGGCGTCGGGCGCGTGACCGAGAAGGGACTGGCCTGCGATGTCGGCATGGCAGCCATCAATCCGACTCCTAGACGGATGATTGAGCAACATGTCCGTGAGATTATCGGTCCCAACTGTGGGGCGCGGGTTATCATTTCCGTTCCCGGAGGAGAAGAAACGGCCAAGCTGACCTACAATTCTAGACTAGGTATTGTCGGCGGTATTTCAATTTTGGGAACGACAGGGATTGTCAATCCTATGTCCGAGGATAGCTGGAAGGCATCCATCACGATCGAGTTAACCATGCTCTATAATCAAGGACATCGCTCAGTCGTCTTGGTACCGGGAAATTACGGTGAAGATTTTGCTACTAATACTGTGGGGATTCCAGCTGGGCGCATCGTCAATATGAGTAACTTTGTCGGCCATGTCCTCAAAGAAGTCCAGCGCATCGGCTTTACCAAGGTTTTGATGATCGGTCACATGGGCAAGTTTGTCAAAGTGGCGGCTGGGATTTTCTCTACCCACAGTAAGGACTCGGATGCCCGTATGGAAACACTGGTGGCTAATCTAGCCCTGATGGGGGCGCCTATTGAGCTGTTGGAAAAGGTTGATAAGTGTTTGACGACCGAGGCAGCTGGAACAGCCATTAAAGAATTTTCTTATGAGGGTGTCTATCAGGTCTTGGCGGATAAGATCAAGGCTAGAAGTGAGCGTCTGCTCCGCTATCGTAAGCCAGAAGTCAGCATTGAAGTGGTCGTCTTTGGGACTGAGGAAGGCTATCTGGCATCAACTCAGCCTTTAGAGCAGATAAAGGAGGAATGGACATGA
- the cobK gene encoding precorrin-6A reductase has protein sequence MMKLLLGGTSDSTAILEVLDRMKIDVTSSVVTDYGRHLASKFGQPVIQGRLTAEDMVAFIKENDVDEIIDATHPFADIVSKEAIRAAEMAGVSYLRFERQATLDLSGAIVVHSTQEAIDEIAKRGYKTVYLGTGSKTLPLFVKGLPEQRIVVRVLPTSEVLLACEQLGLVADQIDAIKAPFSKECNKELLLRSGADVFVSKESGTVGGIREKIDGCQELGMDCIIISRPIVAYPQMVSSLEELEAYLTK, from the coding sequence ATGATGAAATTACTGCTGGGAGGGACATCCGACAGCACCGCTATTTTAGAAGTGCTTGACCGCATGAAGATTGATGTAACAAGCTCTGTTGTCACAGACTATGGTCGGCACTTGGCTTCCAAATTCGGCCAGCCGGTCATTCAAGGCCGGCTGACAGCCGAGGATATGGTTGCCTTTATCAAAGAGAATGATGTGGATGAAATCATTGATGCAACTCATCCTTTTGCGGATATTGTTTCCAAGGAAGCCATTCGGGCGGCAGAGATGGCTGGTGTATCTTACCTGCGCTTTGAGCGTCAGGCTACCTTGGATTTGAGCGGAGCCATCGTGGTGCATTCGACCCAAGAAGCGATTGATGAGATTGCCAAGCGCGGCTACAAGACAGTCTATCTGGGAACAGGCAGCAAGACCCTGCCGCTCTTTGTCAAGGGTCTGCCAGAGCAGCGGATTGTCGTTCGCGTTCTGCCGACTTCAGAGGTGCTTCTGGCTTGTGAGCAGCTAGGACTGGTAGCGGATCAGATTGATGCGATTAAGGCTCCATTTTCCAAAGAGTGCAATAAAGAGCTCTTGCTGCGCTCTGGAGCAGATGTCTTTGTTTCCAAGGAGAGCGGTACGGTCGGTGGTATTCGTGAAAAGATTGATGGCTGTCAAGAGCTGGGGATGGACTGCATTATCATCTCTCGGCCAATTGTGGCCTATCCGCAGATGGTTTCTAGCTTAGAAGAGCTAGAGGCTTATCTGACAAAATAG
- the cobA gene encoding uroporphyrinogen-III C-methyltransferase has protein sequence MSGLVTLLGAGPGDAELLTLKGKRRLQEADVLVFDRLVNQELFQHLKSDCEKIDVGKKPGQPCIRQEEIEKILIEKARQGKRVVRLKSGDPYIFGRGGEEGVKLVEAGVDFEVVPGITSAVAGLTYAGIPMTYRDVATSFHVFTAHLKDETEMLNWGAISELKGTLVFLMGMKNLPSIVQELTARGYGKDKPAAIVEWGTHPQQRSVDGTLGNIVELAEAEDFKAPSVIVVGDVVTYRQLLNFHENLPLFGRKIFIQQSETGRLPRLLKDAGAALTTFPARDLVEELELQLPDLEQVDGLLFADMQSWPLFLKALRKAGKDLRSLPHIRFAAIGHHTAKSIEASGIVLDRMTPQQSDADFAAALEKEGGNWYILTAEHKKASLAELYSLPIIASHRLAFDSQISSDNWSEIEVVCLPNSAAAMNFVAASQEAGYDWKDVPIVVMGASTRAVLEEAGFSKIVETDEATIASIIDKCREIL, from the coding sequence ATGTCCGGTTTAGTAACATTACTGGGAGCAGGTCCAGGCGATGCGGAGTTGTTGACCCTCAAAGGCAAGAGACGGCTTCAAGAAGCAGATGTCTTGGTCTTTGACCGCTTGGTCAATCAAGAGCTCTTTCAGCATCTAAAGTCTGACTGCGAAAAGATAGATGTCGGCAAAAAGCCTGGCCAGCCCTGCATCCGACAGGAAGAGATTGAAAAGATTCTTATCGAAAAAGCCCGTCAAGGTAAACGAGTAGTCCGCCTCAAGAGCGGTGATCCCTATATCTTTGGCCGAGGCGGAGAAGAAGGAGTCAAGCTGGTGGAAGCCGGTGTGGACTTTGAAGTGGTGCCAGGCATCACCTCTGCTGTGGCTGGTCTGACCTATGCAGGGATTCCTATGACTTATCGGGATGTAGCGACTAGCTTCCATGTCTTTACTGCCCATCTCAAGGATGAGACAGAAATGCTCAACTGGGGAGCCATTTCTGAGCTCAAAGGAACCTTGGTCTTCCTCATGGGCATGAAAAATCTGCCTTCCATCGTCCAAGAGCTAACGGCTAGAGGCTATGGCAAGGACAAGCCAGCCGCCATCGTTGAATGGGGAACCCATCCTCAGCAGCGCTCAGTTGACGGAACCTTGGGCAATATAGTAGAACTAGCAGAAGCTGAGGACTTTAAGGCACCGAGTGTCATCGTGGTAGGTGATGTCGTGACCTATAGACAGCTGCTGAATTTCCATGAGAATCTGCCGCTTTTCGGCCGTAAAATCTTCATCCAGCAGTCAGAGACTGGCAGACTTCCTCGCTTGCTCAAGGATGCTGGGGCTGCGCTGACTACTTTCCCTGCTCGAGATTTGGTTGAAGAGCTAGAATTGCAGCTGCCGGACTTGGAGCAAGTAGACGGTCTCCTCTTTGCAGACATGCAGAGCTGGCCTCTCTTCTTGAAAGCCCTCCGCAAGGCAGGCAAAGACTTGCGCAGTCTGCCGCACATCCGCTTTGCAGCTATTGGTCATCATACGGCTAAGTCTATCGAAGCGAGCGGTATTGTGCTGGATCGGATGACGCCACAGCAGTCGGATGCGGATTTTGCAGCTGCTCTTGAAAAAGAAGGCGGCAACTGGTATATTCTGACTGCTGAACATAAGAAAGCCAGTCTGGCAGAACTCTATTCGTTGCCGATTATTGCTAGCCACAGGCTGGCCTTTGACAGTCAGATTAGCAGTGACAATTGGTCCGAGATTGAAGTTGTTTGTCTTCCGAACTCTGCTGCGGCCATGAACTTTGTGGCAGCCAGTCAAGAAGCTGGATATGACTGGAAGGATGTTCCAATCGTTGTCATGGGTGCCAGCACGCGGGCTGTTTTAGAGGAAGCAGGCTTTAGCAAGATTGTTGAGACAGATGAAGCGACTATCGCTTCCATCATCGATAAATGTCGGGAAATTCTCTGA
- a CDS encoding cobalt-precorrin-7 (C(5))-methyltransferase, which yields MDMIYVIGIGPGDPSYGLLGQEAYFEKADRILGSERHLEILPPAYRDKGLVPPKKLAALAELLESFGEDEEILYLASGDPLIYGLGKWLSEKFKGRVVISPGISAMQYLASRIALPMNDAYLTSSHAKVPNFDLIMSLSKVFMVTDQKVGPYEIAQEAVKRGLDKVLVIGEQLSYEDERITILPASEVEDREYEMNVVVVLDEGFGIYQG from the coding sequence ATGGACATGATTTATGTTATCGGAATTGGTCCGGGAGATCCGAGCTATGGTCTTCTGGGACAGGAAGCCTATTTTGAGAAGGCTGACCGCATTTTGGGCAGCGAGCGGCATCTGGAAATTTTACCGCCAGCTTATAGGGACAAAGGCTTGGTCCCTCCCAAAAAATTAGCTGCGCTGGCAGAATTGCTGGAAAGCTTTGGTGAGGATGAAGAAATTCTATATCTGGCCTCAGGCGACCCGCTGATTTACGGCTTGGGCAAATGGCTGTCAGAGAAGTTCAAGGGGCGCGTGGTGATCTCACCGGGTATCAGCGCCATGCAGTATTTGGCCAGCAGAATTGCCCTGCCTATGAACGATGCTTATCTGACGAGCAGTCATGCTAAGGTGCCTAACTTTGACTTGATTATGAGTCTGTCAAAAGTCTTTATGGTGACCGATCAGAAAGTTGGCCCCTACGAGATTGCTCAAGAGGCTGTTAAAAGAGGCTTAGATAAGGTGTTGGTCATCGGTGAGCAGCTGAGTTATGAAGACGAGCGTATTACCATTCTGCCTGCGAGTGAGGTAGAAGACAGAGAATATGAAATGAATGTAGTGGTGGTGTTAGATGAGGGATTCGGAATTTATCAGGGCTAA
- a CDS encoding cobalt-precorrin-8 methylmutase — MSYLKAAHKIEEASFSKIQEIIDQEHPDIHFSDPFEEAVLKRVVFTSADFDYLYNIKFSNQVIEKILYVLRNKGTIFTDTTMVLGGFNKKLLDDLGVSYRCLVNEPAVFQEAKEKGITRSMAAVEYAAKVDGPKLFVFGNAPTSIFKVLDMVEEGSLQPDAVVGVPVGFVGAAESKLKLHESSVPSIAALGQKGGSTIAAAVVNAILYQLKLGTTDYERYSVSDKKQAPEKGEG, encoded by the coding sequence ATGTCCTATCTAAAAGCAGCGCACAAGATTGAAGAAGCTAGTTTCAGCAAGATTCAGGAAATTATTGACCAAGAGCATCCAGATATACATTTTTCGGATCCTTTTGAAGAGGCAGTGCTCAAGCGGGTTGTCTTTACTAGTGCAGACTTTGACTACCTCTACAATATCAAGTTTTCCAATCAGGTTATTGAAAAAATCCTCTACGTCCTCCGAAACAAGGGCACTATTTTTACAGATACGACCATGGTCTTGGGTGGTTTTAATAAGAAATTGCTGGATGACCTAGGTGTTTCCTACCGTTGTCTGGTCAATGAGCCAGCAGTCTTTCAGGAAGCTAAGGAAAAGGGAATTACTCGCTCCATGGCTGCTGTAGAATATGCAGCTAAAGTGGACGGTCCAAAACTTTTTGTCTTTGGGAATGCTCCAACGTCTATCTTCAAGGTTTTGGATATGGTCGAAGAAGGAAGCTTACAGCCGGATGCGGTTGTCGGAGTTCCGGTCGGCTTTGTCGGAGCGGCAGAATCCAAGCTCAAACTGCATGAAAGTTCGGTGCCTTCTATCGCGGCACTGGGTCAAAAGGGCGGCAGTACCATTGCGGCAGCTGTGGTCAATGCCATTCTCTACCAGCTCAAGCTAGGCACTACAGACTATGAGCGTTACAGTGTTTCAGATAAAAAGCAGGCTCCGGAGAAAGGGGAGGGCTGA
- the cbiG gene encoding cobalt-precorrin 5A hydrolase — MPSNSQPRYAIATVTAVGKDLALTLREKLGKEIPIYTTPRLADDRVIAIEGRVIEALGQLFQEVDVLICIMAIGAVVRAIAPVLKDKATDPAVVVMDEKATNVISLLSGHLGGANQVTLDIAELLGSNPVITTATDVQNVTALDNLAQSVNGWRPELREFIKPFNSYLGSGRTVYFYQEKDWVTDLRGLTLVDEEELAAVLKGTDPLILLTTEKKDIQRDNLALIYPQPYILGVGARKDVAPAVFREGFEEFCQQQGIFASEISKIVSIDVKKDEAAILALAEELGCPFETFSKEELSVVADRYPQSEFVKKTVGVGSVALASADLASQGQVLTERFAKNGCTYALAKAITKK, encoded by the coding sequence ATGCCAAGTAATTCTCAACCTCGCTACGCAATCGCAACAGTGACAGCGGTCGGCAAGGACTTGGCTCTGACTCTGCGAGAAAAGCTGGGCAAGGAAATCCCTATCTATACGACACCTCGATTGGCAGATGACAGGGTCATTGCCATCGAAGGACGTGTGATTGAGGCACTTGGTCAGCTCTTTCAGGAAGTGGATGTTCTCATTTGTATCATGGCTATCGGTGCAGTTGTGCGAGCTATTGCTCCGGTCTTGAAAGACAAGGCGACTGACCCAGCTGTGGTAGTCATGGATGAGAAAGCGACCAATGTCATCAGCCTGCTGAGCGGACATCTAGGCGGAGCCAATCAAGTGACGCTAGACATCGCAGAATTGCTCGGTTCCAATCCTGTTATCACGACAGCGACAGATGTGCAGAATGTAACAGCTCTGGACAATCTGGCCCAATCAGTCAATGGCTGGCGACCGGAATTGAGAGAGTTCATCAAACCTTTCAACAGCTATCTAGGCAGCGGCCGAACAGTCTATTTCTATCAGGAAAAGGATTGGGTTACCGATCTTCGCGGTCTGACTCTGGTGGATGAGGAAGAACTTGCGGCTGTTCTCAAGGGAACAGACCCGCTGATTCTGCTGACTACAGAAAAAAAGGACATTCAAAGAGACAATCTGGCTCTCATCTATCCTCAACCCTATATCTTAGGAGTTGGTGCTAGGAAAGATGTGGCTCCTGCTGTCTTCCGAGAAGGCTTTGAGGAATTTTGTCAGCAGCAGGGGATTTTTGCCAGCGAGATTTCTAAAATTGTCAGTATTGATGTCAAGAAGGATGAAGCAGCCATTTTGGCCTTGGCCGAGGAATTGGGCTGTCCCTTTGAGACCTTTAGCAAGGAGGAACTGTCTGTTGTTGCAGACCGCTATCCTCAGTCAGAATTTGTCAAAAAGACAGTCGGAGTCGGCAGTGTCGCCTTGGCCAGCGCAGATCTGGCCAGTCAGGGTCAAGTCCTGACAGAGCGCTTTGCCAAGAACGGCTGTACCTATGCGCTTGCAAAAGCAATAACCAAAAAGTAA
- a CDS encoding cobalt-precorrin-4 methyltransferase: MSKVHFVGAGPGDVELITLKGYKQLSEADVVIYAGSLVNPDLLNYCKEGAEIHDSASMHLMEIIDVMEAGVKAGKDVVRLQTGDFSIYGSIREQIEEMKKRDIEFDCTPGVSSFLGAASSIGAEYTVPEVSQSLIITRMAGRTPVPDRESLKSYAQHRTSMAIFLSVQGIEKVVSELIEGGYPPETPVAVIYKATWPDEKKVFGDLTNIAEKVKEAKIRKTALILVGDFLGQEFYYSKLYHADFQHEFRRGKSSHAK; encoded by the coding sequence ATGTCCAAAGTACATTTTGTTGGAGCAGGCCCAGGTGATGTGGAGCTGATTACGCTAAAAGGTTACAAGCAGCTGTCTGAGGCTGATGTGGTCATTTACGCAGGCTCCTTGGTCAATCCAGACCTGCTGAACTACTGTAAAGAAGGAGCTGAGATTCACGACAGTGCCAGCATGCACTTGATGGAAATCATCGATGTCATGGAGGCTGGAGTCAAGGCTGGTAAAGATGTGGTCCGCCTGCAGACGGGAGATTTCTCCATTTATGGCTCCATTCGAGAGCAGATCGAAGAGATGAAGAAGCGCGACATAGAGTTTGACTGTACTCCGGGCGTCAGTTCTTTTCTGGGAGCTGCTTCCAGTATCGGGGCAGAGTATACCGTGCCAGAGGTTTCTCAAAGCCTCATCATCACTCGGATGGCCGGCCGGACGCCTGTGCCAGATCGGGAATCCCTGAAAAGCTATGCTCAGCACCGGACTTCTATGGCTATCTTCTTGTCGGTTCAAGGCATCGAAAAGGTTGTCAGTGAGCTGATCGAGGGTGGCTATCCTCCAGAAACGCCTGTGGCTGTTATTTACAAGGCTACTTGGCCGGATGAAAAGAAGGTCTTTGGCGATTTGACAAACATTGCTGAGAAGGTCAAGGAAGCTAAGATTAGAAAAACAGCTTTGATTTTGGTCGGTGACTTTTTAGGTCAGGAATTCTACTATTCCAAGCTCTACCATGCGGATTTTCAGCATGAGTTTAGACGGGGGAAGAGCAGCCATGCCAAGTAA
- a CDS encoding decarboxylating cobalt-precorrin-6B (C(15))-methyltransferase — translation MRDSEFIRAKVPMTKEEVRAISLDKLELHRAKRMLDVGSGTGSVTIQAARTYPELEVVAVERNEDAVALTQENIQHFGCHNVRLHQGLAPIELEGSFDAIFVGGTGGNMQEIFDWCAQLMEPGGRLVLNFILLENALEAAQIAEQMDWEDLEIVSVQASRWTAIGKGHYFKPQNPTIIVSCKKKEREAN, via the coding sequence ATGAGGGATTCGGAATTTATCAGGGCTAAAGTCCCTATGACTAAGGAAGAAGTCAGAGCCATCAGTTTGGATAAGTTGGAGCTGCATCGAGCCAAGCGTATGCTGGATGTCGGTTCTGGCACTGGCAGTGTCACGATTCAGGCAGCCCGAACCTATCCAGAACTGGAAGTGGTGGCGGTGGAGCGCAATGAAGACGCGGTGGCCTTGACGCAGGAGAATATCCAGCACTTTGGCTGCCACAATGTCCGTCTCCATCAAGGACTGGCTCCGATTGAGCTGGAAGGCAGCTTTGATGCCATTTTTGTCGGAGGGACAGGGGGCAACATGCAGGAGATTTTCGACTGGTGTGCCCAGCTCATGGAGCCGGGCGGTCGGTTGGTCTTGAACTTTATCCTGCTGGAGAATGCTCTAGAAGCAGCTCAAATAGCGGAGCAGATGGACTGGGAGGATCTAGAGATTGTCTCGGTTCAGGCTAGCCGCTGGACAGCTATAGGCAAGGGGCACTACTTCAAGCCTCAGAATCCTACTATTATCGTTTCCTGCAAGAAAAAAGAAAGAGAGGCTAATTGA